One Streptomyces hundungensis DNA segment encodes these proteins:
- a CDS encoding DUF1304 domain-containing protein translates to MSIVATVVILLIAALHVYILVLEMFLWTGPRARAAFGTSPDFASQTKALAANQGLYNGFLAAGLVWGVVASDPVGFQAKVFFVVCVAVAGVYGAVTASRKILFVQTVPALIGLALVLASR, encoded by the coding sequence ATGTCGATCGTCGCAACCGTCGTGATCCTGCTCATCGCCGCGCTCCACGTCTACATTCTGGTCCTGGAGATGTTCTTGTGGACGGGACCGCGGGCCCGGGCGGCGTTCGGGACCAGCCCCGATTTCGCTTCCCAGACGAAGGCGCTCGCGGCCAATCAAGGCCTGTACAACGGCTTTCTCGCCGCCGGGCTGGTGTGGGGCGTGGTGGCATCCGACCCCGTGGGCTTCCAGGCCAAGGTGTTCTTCGTGGTGTGTGTGGCCGTGGCCGGTGTGTACGGCGCCGTCACCGCCAGCAGGAAGATCCTCTTCGTGCAGACCGTTCCGGCGCTGATCGGCCTGGCTCTGGTACTGGCCTCCCGTTGA
- a CDS encoding aldehyde dehydrogenase family protein: MLISRRLISPEGHIWETEEIESRIAEVAEAFRYRGIVPGSRVMMSGSNSVEWVINLLSLIHLDASVVLADHRAAPAQRSHIRTQARVVLEIGDGPGDGTSTRPALTRPASTRSVRNTAAVPDMAAWACRRDAAISWSSGTTGSPKGIVRSGRSILDNLALSAERMGYRPDDVFLPVLPYSHQYGLSLVLCWWLGGGSLVVYGPTMRLDRALEVGVDHGLSVVDGAPSTYHTLLNLLDRRPPLVTALKGVRAWCVGGAPLGRSLAARFHARTGERLLDGYGATEVGNIALASHADPVGCGTPLPGVIVEVHDDDGRRLPPGRLGELVVCGDGLMTGHLGDDGELIPVSGPVHRTGDIGLIDEAGRVFPVGRKHAVHRDGHTLYPDHLAARAESAGVQAQVVAVPDARLGCRLVFVIADPDGHEPAHWKRVLRTVLARYEQADHIVVLPALPLTHSGKPNLAVLEKIAMTSLSTSYDTTTDLSRPGAPEAPEVSTGAFPSGSAETDAGSSSTDSPNGANEYRIPFSDRIGALRAVRRYVAENKEAMLGILTEKSPHHTAEAELRSFLATLDGAEDEIRRSQPGSVPLAAVCMPSNIPLYSYALYLLVASLYSERIVFRPSSETNGQMLRLHALLAPVHGLPIQPFELSQRKFVTGPVREADLIVFTGKYANAEIIREGLAEDQLFLFFGHGINPFVIAPDADLAHAARDVTTIRLYNSGQDCFGPDVVFAPKGRIEEFIGLLSAELASLRFGRNDDPAVDYGPICYDSALVTCSDYLVRHARHIRHGGRIDLPTRRIDPTVLLWGFDDKIPLDEMFAPVFNVVAYPGARVLRERLASPYFSERALGAMVYGTDPETVKLLARSHHTCVNHTLLDAEDGNRPFGGFGMRANYISYGGERHAEPLLMSQAVARNLPVAPAVTVGGK; the protein is encoded by the coding sequence TTGCTCATTTCCAGGCGCTTGATCTCGCCCGAGGGGCACATCTGGGAGACCGAGGAAATCGAGTCCCGCATAGCAGAGGTCGCCGAGGCTTTCCGGTATCGCGGCATCGTCCCCGGCTCGCGGGTGATGATGAGTGGCTCCAATTCTGTGGAATGGGTCATAAATCTACTGTCGCTCATTCATCTCGACGCATCGGTTGTGTTGGCCGATCATCGAGCCGCCCCGGCGCAGCGCTCGCACATCCGCACTCAGGCACGCGTGGTGCTGGAAATCGGCGACGGTCCGGGCGACGGCACCTCGACTCGGCCCGCCCTGACGCGCCCCGCCTCGACGCGGTCCGTTCGGAACACGGCGGCCGTGCCCGATATGGCGGCCTGGGCATGCCGCCGGGACGCCGCGATCTCGTGGTCGTCGGGCACGACAGGCAGCCCGAAGGGCATCGTCCGTTCCGGGCGCTCGATCCTCGACAACCTGGCCCTGAGCGCGGAACGGATGGGCTACCGGCCCGATGACGTCTTCCTGCCCGTCCTGCCGTACTCCCACCAGTACGGCCTGTCGCTGGTCCTGTGCTGGTGGCTCGGTGGGGGCTCGCTCGTGGTCTACGGGCCAACCATGCGACTGGACCGTGCACTTGAGGTCGGCGTGGACCATGGCCTCTCCGTCGTCGATGGAGCCCCGTCGACCTATCACACCCTGCTCAACCTGCTCGACCGCCGTCCTCCTCTCGTCACCGCCCTGAAGGGCGTACGGGCCTGGTGCGTGGGGGGTGCCCCGCTGGGGCGCAGTCTGGCGGCCCGGTTTCATGCCCGTACGGGCGAGCGCCTGCTCGACGGCTACGGGGCGACCGAGGTGGGCAACATCGCGCTGGCATCCCACGCCGATCCGGTGGGCTGCGGCACGCCGCTGCCCGGCGTGATCGTCGAGGTACATGACGACGACGGCAGGCGGCTTCCCCCTGGCCGTCTCGGGGAGCTCGTCGTATGCGGCGACGGCCTGATGACCGGTCACCTGGGCGATGACGGCGAACTCATCCCGGTGTCGGGACCCGTTCACCGCACCGGCGACATCGGGCTGATCGACGAGGCCGGCCGGGTCTTCCCGGTCGGCCGGAAGCACGCCGTGCACCGCGACGGCCACACTCTCTACCCCGACCACCTCGCCGCCCGGGCCGAGTCGGCCGGTGTGCAGGCGCAGGTCGTCGCCGTCCCCGACGCTCGCCTCGGCTGTCGTCTGGTGTTCGTGATCGCGGACCCCGACGGTCATGAGCCCGCGCACTGGAAGCGGGTGCTGCGCACCGTGCTCGCCCGCTACGAGCAGGCCGACCACATCGTGGTGCTCCCCGCGCTGCCTCTCACCCACTCGGGTAAACCCAACCTGGCCGTCCTGGAGAAGATCGCCATGACCTCGTTGTCCACGTCGTACGACACGACCACCGACTTATCCCGGCCGGGGGCACCGGAAGCACCCGAAGTGTCCACCGGCGCATTCCCGTCCGGTTCGGCCGAAACGGACGCCGGTTCATCTTCGACCGATTCTCCGAACGGTGCGAACGAATACCGCATTCCCTTTTCCGATCGTATCGGCGCACTGCGCGCAGTACGCCGATACGTGGCCGAGAACAAAGAAGCCATGTTGGGCATCCTCACCGAAAAATCACCACACCACACCGCCGAAGCAGAGCTCCGTTCATTTCTCGCCACCCTTGACGGCGCCGAGGACGAGATCCGTAGGAGCCAACCCGGCAGTGTGCCGCTCGCAGCGGTCTGCATGCCGTCGAACATCCCGTTGTATTCCTACGCGCTGTACCTACTCGTCGCCTCCCTCTACAGCGAACGAATCGTCTTTCGGCCGTCGTCCGAGACGAATGGCCAGATGCTCCGCCTGCACGCCCTGCTGGCGCCGGTTCACGGATTGCCCATCCAGCCTTTTGAGCTCAGCCAGCGCAAGTTCGTGACCGGGCCGGTACGGGAGGCCGACCTCATTGTCTTCACCGGAAAATACGCCAACGCCGAGATCATTCGTGAAGGGCTGGCGGAGGACCAGCTCTTCCTCTTCTTCGGGCACGGCATCAACCCCTTCGTGATCGCACCCGACGCCGACCTCGCACACGCCGCACGAGACGTCACGACCATCCGGCTCTACAACTCGGGCCAGGACTGCTTCGGTCCCGACGTCGTGTTCGCGCCCAAGGGCCGCATCGAAGAGTTCATCGGCCTGCTCTCCGCCGAACTGGCCTCGCTGCGATTCGGGCGCAACGACGACCCGGCCGTCGACTACGGCCCGATCTGCTACGACTCGGCGCTCGTGACCTGCTCGGACTACCTGGTGCGCCACGCACGTCACATCCGGCACGGCGGGCGCATCGACCTGCCGACCCGCAGGATCGACCCGACCGTGCTGCTGTGGGGCTTCGACGACAAGATCCCCCTCGACGAGATGTTCGCCCCGGTGTTCAACGTCGTGGCCTACCCCGGTGCCAGGGTGTTGCGCGAACGGTTGGCGAGCCCCTACTTCAGCGAACGCGCGCTGGGCGCGATGGTCTACGGAACCGATCCGGAGACCGTGAAGCTCCTGGCCCGGAGTCATCACACCTGTGTCAACCACACGCTGCTCGACGCCGAGGACGGGAACCGCCCCTTCGGTGGATTCGGGATGAGGGCGAACTACATCTCCTACGGCGGCGAGCGGCATGCCGAACCGCTGCTCATGTCGCAGGCAGTGGCGCGGAACCTCCCTGTCGCTCCGGCTGTCACGGTGGGTGGGAAGTGA
- a CDS encoding tetratricopeptide repeat protein, giving the protein MTTLHPMVEQAQALIDFERYDQALELLGRHLAEDPGDIRAWVKIGYCHLNTEAPQLASEAADQALKLDPEDYGALMLRARAMVDDGGWLKVEPVLRQAIRVAPEESYPRAMLADAVWRASIVEHARATGAGTMSHADMDRVSGEAADLAMEALRLGPEDLYAHEVAHRIASAAGNRTVSDQLDEAILRIDPQHGEAVARQTKRAAEAPGVNAAQAADLYAGALAGQPDSSWMQQQLDRATYRLLRGTRWLALLCLVTPAAMINLFPSDDHPAPALPLPIGQRLWSMVIMAAIWGFGAWRRYRKLRSGVQLNVRSLIRRGRWARVVLAQSGWAMLCALLIAGPAWADLGEPRLLFWMGLVPIAATIWFDKNKAR; this is encoded by the coding sequence GTGACCACCCTGCACCCGATGGTCGAACAGGCCCAGGCCCTGATCGACTTCGAACGCTATGACCAGGCTCTGGAACTGCTGGGCCGCCACCTCGCGGAGGATCCCGGCGACATACGCGCCTGGGTCAAGATCGGCTACTGCCATCTCAATACCGAGGCGCCGCAGCTGGCGAGTGAAGCGGCCGACCAAGCTCTCAAGCTGGACCCCGAGGACTATGGCGCGCTGATGTTGCGCGCTCGCGCCATGGTGGACGACGGGGGTTGGCTGAAGGTCGAACCCGTACTGCGCCAGGCGATCCGCGTGGCTCCCGAGGAGTCATATCCCCGTGCCATGCTGGCGGACGCCGTGTGGCGGGCCTCGATCGTCGAACACGCCCGGGCCACGGGAGCGGGGACGATGAGTCATGCCGACATGGATCGCGTTTCCGGCGAGGCGGCCGACCTGGCCATGGAGGCATTGCGGCTGGGCCCCGAGGACCTTTACGCCCACGAAGTCGCGCACCGCATCGCCAGTGCGGCCGGCAACCGCACTGTCTCCGATCAACTCGACGAGGCCATTCTCCGCATCGATCCCCAACACGGCGAAGCCGTTGCCCGCCAGACGAAAAGGGCCGCCGAGGCCCCGGGGGTGAACGCCGCACAGGCCGCCGACCTATACGCGGGTGCCCTGGCCGGCCAGCCCGACTCCTCCTGGATGCAGCAACAACTCGACCGTGCCACCTACCGGTTGCTGCGGGGCACCAGATGGCTCGCGCTGCTCTGCCTGGTCACGCCGGCCGCCATGATCAACCTGTTCCCGTCCGACGACCACCCGGCCCCCGCACTGCCGCTGCCCATCGGCCAGCGCCTGTGGTCCATGGTGATCATGGCCGCGATCTGGGGCTTCGGGGCTTGGCGCCGCTACCGCAAGCTCCGCTCCGGGGTGCAGCTCAACGTCCGGTCCCTGATCCGCCGGGGCCGCTGGGCCCGCGTGGTCCTGGCGCAATCGGGCTGGGCCATGCTCTGCGCCTTGCTGATCGCGGGACCTGCCTGGGCCGACCTGGGCGAGCCACGCCTGCTTTTCTGGATGGGGCTCGTGCCCATCGCGGCCACCATCTGGTTCGACAAGAACAAGGCCCGGTAG
- a CDS encoding aldo/keto reductase, with product MRYIKLGTTGLEVSAITLGCMSFGEPDRGGEPWSLGADASRDIIKQALEGGVNFLDTANGYSAGSSEEIVGQAVKDFTRREEVVLSTKVWMRMRHGPNGAGLSRKAIFAELDASLKRLGTDYIDLYQIHRWDYDTPIEETLEALHDAVKSGKVRYIGASSMYAWQFAKALYLADLNSWTRFVSMQDHYNLIHREAEREMLPLCADQGVGVIPWSPLARGRLTRVRDTTTARADTDEGGKILYRDGDQAVAERVHEIAGKRGLSPAQVALAWVMRNPAVTSPIVGVTKPAQLADALAAVDVALDDDEAAYLEEPYQPHEVAYLEESFYKSRPGARSR from the coding sequence ATGCGATACATCAAACTCGGAACGACCGGACTGGAAGTCTCCGCCATCACCCTCGGTTGCATGAGCTTCGGCGAGCCGGACCGGGGTGGCGAGCCCTGGTCGCTGGGGGCGGACGCCAGCCGGGACATCATCAAGCAGGCCCTTGAGGGCGGCGTCAACTTCCTCGACACGGCCAATGGGTACAGCGCCGGAAGCAGCGAGGAGATCGTCGGTCAGGCGGTCAAGGACTTCACCCGGCGTGAGGAGGTCGTTCTCTCTACCAAGGTCTGGATGCGGATGCGCCACGGCCCGAACGGGGCCGGGCTGTCCCGCAAGGCGATCTTCGCCGAGCTCGACGCCTCCCTGAAACGGCTGGGGACCGACTACATCGACCTGTACCAGATCCACCGCTGGGACTACGACACCCCGATCGAGGAAACCCTCGAGGCGCTGCACGACGCGGTCAAGTCCGGGAAGGTCCGCTACATCGGAGCGTCTTCCATGTATGCCTGGCAGTTCGCCAAGGCCCTGTACCTCGCCGATCTGAACAGCTGGACCCGGTTCGTGTCGATGCAGGACCACTACAACCTCATCCACCGGGAAGCGGAGCGGGAGATGCTCCCGCTCTGCGCCGACCAGGGCGTCGGCGTGATCCCGTGGAGCCCGCTGGCGCGGGGCAGGCTGACGCGGGTCCGGGACACCACCACGGCGCGTGCCGATACCGACGAGGGCGGCAAGATCCTCTACCGCGACGGGGACCAGGCTGTGGCCGAGCGCGTCCACGAGATCGCGGGCAAGCGGGGTCTGTCCCCGGCCCAGGTGGCCCTGGCCTGGGTCATGCGCAACCCGGCGGTGACCTCGCCCATCGTCGGGGTCACCAAGCCGGCCCAGCTGGCCGACGCACTGGCCGCGGTGGACGTCGCACTCGACGACGACGAGGCCGCCTACTTGGAAGAGCCCTACCAGCCACACGAAGTCGCCTACCTGGAGGAGTCCTTCTACAAGTCGCGCCCTGGGGCCCGCTCCCGGTAG
- a CDS encoding peptidase inhibitor family I36 protein: MSVPRKLLLTAVALASTVVLAQPSSAQSAPSSSLGPSSGSALPAAASWHAFASTGFSGPDTYFSGNPGECKYVGDNWNDRIRSARTEVATRRVELWDNYNCTGGAIIIDGSGYNSIGAWVSAYRVVN, from the coding sequence TTGTCCGTCCCACGCAAACTGCTGCTCACAGCTGTGGCCCTGGCCAGTACGGTTGTCCTTGCCCAGCCGTCATCCGCCCAATCGGCCCCGTCCTCGTCGCTCGGCCCGTCCAGTGGCTCCGCCCTTCCGGCGGCTGCCAGTTGGCATGCTTTCGCCTCAACGGGCTTTTCGGGTCCGGACACCTATTTCTCCGGCAACCCGGGGGAGTGCAAGTACGTCGGCGACAACTGGAACGACAGGATCCGATCCGCCCGCACAGAAGTTGCCACCCGCAGGGTCGAGTTGTGGGACAACTACAACTGCACCGGTGGCGCGATCATCATTGACGGCTCCGGCTACAACAGCATCGGAGCGTGGGTCAGCGCCTACCGCGTGGTCAACTAG
- a CDS encoding ATP-binding protein — protein sequence MSDASPLIQSLRTAVEAAPGDVPLRLHLAGLLLDAGQQDDAVMQVAVALQHAPGDSQAKALMTRAMGAHLPPHALPSEPVPVPAPPPTEPATDPAFNWGAAADQVKDVLPPRFVEHPLATDGSGDPQDASAWEVDAPGAVRLADVGGMQEVKDRLEAAFLAPLRNPELRKLYGKSLRGGLLLYGPPGCGKTFVARAVAGELGASFLSVSVNDVLDKWVGNSERNMHELFETARRQAPCVMFLDELDALGGKRSRTQSAGMRNTVNQLLTELDGINASANEGVFVLAATNVPWDVDIALRRPGRFDRTLLVLPPDAPARETILRYHLRERPIEKVDLGKLVKLTDGLSGADLAHLCESAAETALLDSVRTGVIRMIGMKDLLDAAKQTVPSTEPWFAAARNVAMYANDGGMYDDLVAYLKKRRKL from the coding sequence ATGTCTGACGCCTCTCCCCTGATACAGAGTTTGCGCACGGCCGTCGAGGCGGCACCGGGTGACGTGCCTCTGCGACTGCACTTGGCGGGTTTGTTGTTGGATGCCGGGCAGCAGGACGACGCGGTCATGCAGGTGGCCGTCGCGTTGCAGCACGCGCCGGGTGACAGCCAGGCGAAAGCGTTGATGACACGCGCGATGGGTGCGCACTTGCCCCCGCACGCGCTGCCTTCTGAGCCTGTCCCGGTCCCGGCGCCTCCGCCCACGGAGCCCGCAACCGATCCCGCTTTCAACTGGGGCGCCGCCGCCGACCAGGTCAAGGACGTCCTTCCGCCGCGCTTCGTGGAACACCCCCTGGCCACCGACGGCAGCGGCGATCCCCAGGACGCATCCGCTTGGGAAGTCGACGCTCCGGGCGCCGTACGCCTCGCCGACGTCGGCGGCATGCAGGAGGTCAAGGACCGCCTGGAGGCCGCGTTCCTCGCGCCGCTGCGCAACCCGGAGTTGCGCAAGCTGTACGGCAAGAGCCTGCGCGGCGGCCTCCTCCTCTACGGCCCTCCCGGCTGCGGCAAGACCTTCGTGGCACGCGCCGTAGCGGGAGAGCTCGGTGCGAGCTTCCTGTCCGTATCCGTCAACGACGTGCTCGACAAGTGGGTCGGCAACTCCGAGCGCAACATGCACGAACTCTTCGAGACCGCCCGCCGCCAGGCCCCCTGCGTCATGTTCCTCGACGAGTTGGACGCGCTCGGCGGCAAGCGCAGCCGTACGCAGAGCGCAGGCATGCGCAACACCGTCAACCAGCTCCTGACCGAGCTCGACGGCATCAACGCCTCCGCCAACGAAGGCGTCTTCGTACTCGCCGCGACGAACGTCCCGTGGGACGTCGACATCGCGCTGCGCCGCCCCGGCCGCTTCGACCGCACGCTCCTCGTCCTGCCTCCCGACGCGCCGGCACGCGAGACGATCCTCCGCTACCACCTGCGTGAACGCCCCATCGAAAAGGTCGACTTGGGCAAGCTCGTCAAATTGACCGACGGCCTGTCCGGAGCCGACCTCGCCCACCTGTGTGAGTCCGCGGCGGAGACGGCGCTCCTCGATTCCGTGCGCACCGGTGTCATCCGCATGATCGGCATGAAGGATCTGCTCGACGCCGCGAAGCAGACGGTCCCCTCGACGGAGCCGTGGTTCGCTGCGGCACGCAACGTGGCGATGTACGCCAACGACGGCGGCATGTACGACGACCTGGTCGCTTATCTCAAGAAGAGGCGGAAGCTGTGA